One Bosea sp. 685 DNA segment encodes these proteins:
- a CDS encoding LysR family transcriptional regulator, giving the protein MNLNRLTYFAAVVDAGSFTRAAERLGITKAVVSHQVAQLEQDLGTSLLVRTTRRVHPTEAGVMFHARCVMILREAEDAFDELAQAAIEPTGTLRITAPNDYGAAVLAPVIAAFTARYPACRVEQTLSDQTMDLTSGQVDMAVRLGWLADSSLQARKIGAFQQVLVAAPAFADRIAGALDPNDLVSLPFVANMALREPLLWQFSRGDLDRRAVRLQARIATDTTPGVLGVVRAGGGLSVLPDFLVADELASGRLIHILPQWSLPSGGIHTVYPAARFRPRKVTAFVEMLIVAEQQKRAIALPRGLAS; this is encoded by the coding sequence ATGAATCTCAATCGATTGACCTATTTCGCTGCGGTCGTTGATGCCGGATCGTTCACGCGCGCGGCGGAGCGGCTCGGCATCACCAAGGCCGTGGTCAGCCACCAGGTGGCACAGCTCGAACAGGATCTCGGGACGAGCCTGCTCGTGCGCACCACCCGGCGCGTCCACCCGACCGAGGCCGGGGTGATGTTTCATGCCCGTTGCGTGATGATCCTGCGTGAAGCGGAGGATGCCTTCGACGAACTTGCCCAGGCCGCCATCGAGCCGACCGGCACCTTGCGGATTACCGCGCCCAACGACTACGGCGCCGCGGTGCTCGCTCCGGTCATCGCGGCTTTCACGGCGCGTTATCCGGCTTGCCGCGTGGAGCAGACGCTGAGCGACCAGACCATGGATCTGACATCCGGCCAGGTCGACATGGCGGTCCGCCTCGGCTGGCTCGCGGATTCCAGCCTTCAGGCGCGCAAGATAGGTGCCTTCCAGCAAGTCTTGGTCGCAGCACCGGCGTTCGCGGACCGGATTGCGGGGGCCCTCGACCCGAACGATCTTGTGTCCCTTCCGTTCGTTGCCAACATGGCGCTGCGCGAACCGCTGCTGTGGCAATTCTCGCGCGGGGATCTCGATCGACGCGCGGTTCGCCTGCAGGCGAGAATTGCCACCGACACGACTCCAGGCGTGCTCGGGGTCGTTCGAGCCGGGGGCGGTCTTTCGGTCCTGCCGGATTTCCTGGTCGCAGATGAACTGGCGTCGGGCCGGCTGATCCACATTCTGCCGCAATGGTCGCTACCGTCCGGCGGCATCCATACGGTCTATCCCGCAGCGCGGTTCCGGCCGCGCAAGGTGACCGCCTTCGTGGAAATGCTGATCGTGGCAGAGCAGCAAAAGCGGGCGATCGCGCTTCCGCGGGGACTTGCCTCGTAA
- a CDS encoding DsbA family protein, translated as MIVTTRITYLFDPLCGWCYGASAVLEKLVAGPDFAIDLAPTGLFAGTGARPMDDGFAAYAWSNDQRIARLSGQPFSAAYRRDVLGDHTRLFDSGPATLALTAVAVTAPGQEFAALKAIQGARYVEGRDITAVSVLSDVLRALGLQEAAHRLTTPDDGLLAAYRRRIEAAREEIRRFGIDGVPALITGVGESRRLVPGNALFGSLEVLVARLNGVSPDLPGTGTGRG; from the coding sequence ATGATCGTCACCACCCGCATCACCTATCTCTTCGATCCGCTGTGCGGCTGGTGCTACGGCGCCTCGGCGGTGCTCGAAAAGCTGGTGGCCGGGCCGGATTTCGCCATCGATCTCGCGCCGACGGGACTGTTTGCCGGCACTGGGGCTCGTCCGATGGACGATGGTTTCGCGGCTTACGCCTGGAGCAATGATCAGCGCATTGCGCGCCTGAGCGGCCAGCCCTTCAGCGCAGCCTATCGCCGCGATGTGCTTGGCGACCATACGCGTCTCTTCGACTCCGGCCCGGCGACGCTGGCGCTCACCGCTGTCGCCGTCACCGCCCCGGGGCAGGAATTCGCAGCGCTCAAAGCCATCCAAGGCGCCCGCTATGTGGAAGGCCGCGACATTACCGCTGTCTCCGTCCTCTCTGATGTGCTGCGCGCCCTGGGTCTTCAGGAGGCCGCTCACCGCCTCACAACGCCCGATGACGGTCTGCTTGCCGCCTATCGCAGACGCATCGAGGCCGCCCGCGAAGAGATCCGCCGCTTTGGCATTGATGGCGTTCCAGCCCTGATTACGGGCGTTGGAGAGAGCCGCCGTCTCGTGCCCGGGAATGCGCTCTTCGGCAGCCTTGAGGTCCTGGTCGCCAGGCTGAACGGCGTGAGCCCCGATCTGCCCGGAACAGGCACAGGCCGCGGCTGA
- a CDS encoding MBL fold metallo-hydrolase, which yields MLTRRAIMTSSIAAGTAAVFAPAGLGHAAGALSWKHFPAGQNGFYRAPVLVSGATEAVLIDGGFTLSDGRALADAIKATGKTLTTIYISQSDPDYYFSLGPIKAAFPNARVIAASATVEAIKGSVEKKLAVWGPQLKENGPQTLAEVVIPEAFDGKTLTVDGESIEIVDAEGLPNRRYLWVPSLKAVFGGVLVFSGVHVWTADTNGAELRAAWVRNLDLIAARRPALVVAGHMTADAKTDLSGVDHTKAYLLAFEEELAKKPDSAALNAAMKARFPNLGMSVAIDIGAKVATGEMKWG from the coding sequence ATGCTCACAAGGAGAGCCATCATGACATCCAGCATCGCCGCCGGCACCGCTGCCGTCTTTGCTCCCGCAGGCCTCGGCCATGCCGCAGGCGCGCTCAGCTGGAAGCATTTTCCAGCCGGGCAGAACGGCTTTTACCGCGCCCCGGTCCTGGTCTCCGGGGCGACGGAAGCCGTGCTGATCGACGGCGGCTTCACCTTGTCTGACGGCCGCGCCCTCGCGGACGCAATCAAGGCGACCGGCAAGACGCTCACCACGATCTATATCAGCCAGTCCGACCCCGACTACTACTTCAGCCTCGGGCCGATCAAAGCTGCCTTTCCCAATGCGCGCGTGATTGCCGCCTCGGCCACGGTCGAGGCGATCAAGGGCAGCGTCGAGAAGAAGCTGGCCGTGTGGGGGCCGCAGCTCAAGGAGAACGGCCCGCAGACCCTCGCCGAGGTGGTCATTCCCGAAGCCTTCGACGGCAAGACGCTGACCGTCGATGGCGAGAGCATCGAGATCGTCGATGCGGAAGGCCTCCCCAACCGCCGCTATCTCTGGGTGCCGTCGCTCAAGGCGGTGTTCGGTGGCGTGCTTGTCTTCTCCGGTGTTCATGTCTGGACTGCGGACACCAATGGCGCCGAACTGCGAGCCGCCTGGGTCAGGAATCTCGATCTGATCGCCGCGCGTCGGCCCGCCCTCGTGGTCGCCGGCCATATGACAGCGGACGCCAAGACCGATCTGTCCGGCGTCGATCACACGAAGGCCTATCTGCTGGCCTTCGAGGAAGAGCTGGCGAAGAAGCCCGATTCCGCTGCGCTCAACGCAGCGATGAAGGCACGCTTCCCCAATTTGGGAATGAGCGTCGCGATCGATATCGGCGCCAAGGTCGCGACCGGCGAAATGAAGTGGGGCTGA
- the bla gene encoding class A beta-lactamase, which produces MLRYATLALAILAAAPNLLATPALADWDKTKLDQEIAAIERQSQGRLGVALLDLKDRKSWSHRGSETFPMQSVFKLPLAVAVLQAVEAGKLKLDQPITITRKDFSLFHSPLAKAFKGESNAYPLRELIALAAGQSDNTAADTLMRLIGGPQVVTKMLRDGGIGGISVDRYEREFQPQVFGLQGFGWDRTVDEQAFRAELKALAPKKRSAALALALKDPRDAATPEASTLFLEALAKGNWLRDPAHAAFLDTVITETKSGPLRIRVGLPLGVRLAHKTGAGLTMDGVNHATNDIGIVTLPNGRVFAIAIYLAGSKADEKGREAAHAAVAKAAVAALR; this is translated from the coding sequence ATGCTTCGCTACGCCACCCTTGCTCTCGCAATCCTCGCCGCCGCACCGAATCTGCTCGCGACACCGGCCCTCGCCGATTGGGATAAGACCAAGCTCGACCAGGAGATCGCGGCGATCGAGCGCCAGTCGCAGGGCCGGCTCGGCGTCGCCCTGCTCGACCTGAAGGACCGCAAGAGCTGGTCGCATCGCGGCTCCGAGACCTTCCCGATGCAGAGCGTCTTCAAGCTGCCGCTGGCGGTTGCGGTGCTGCAGGCGGTCGAGGCCGGCAAGCTGAAGCTCGACCAGCCGATCACCATCACCCGCAAGGATTTCTCGCTGTTTCACAGCCCGCTGGCCAAGGCCTTCAAGGGCGAGAGCAACGCCTATCCGCTGCGCGAGCTGATCGCGCTCGCCGCCGGCCAGAGCGACAACACCGCGGCCGACACTCTGATGCGCCTCATTGGCGGCCCTCAGGTGGTGACGAAGATGCTCCGGGATGGCGGCATCGGGGGGATTTCGGTCGATCGCTATGAGCGCGAGTTCCAGCCGCAGGTGTTCGGCCTGCAAGGCTTCGGCTGGGACAGGACCGTCGATGAGCAGGCTTTCCGGGCCGAGCTGAAGGCGCTCGCTCCGAAGAAGCGCTCCGCCGCGCTCGCTCTCGCCCTCAAGGACCCGCGCGACGCCGCCACGCCCGAGGCCAGCACGCTGTTCCTCGAGGCGTTGGCCAAGGGCAACTGGCTGCGCGACCCAGCCCATGCCGCCTTCCTCGATACGGTCATCACGGAGACGAAGAGCGGCCCGCTGCGCATCCGCGTCGGCCTGCCGCTAGGGGTGCGCCTCGCCCACAAGACCGGGGCCGGGCTGACCATGGACGGCGTCAACCACGCCACCAACGACATCGGCATCGTGACGCTGCCCAATGGCCGCGTCTTCGCCATCGCGATCTATCTCGCCGGATCGAAGGCCGACGAGAAGGGCCGCGAGGCCGCCCATGCGGCGGTGGCGAAGGCGGCGGTCGCGGCGCTGCGCTGA
- a CDS encoding DUF1902 domain-containing protein, protein MRFADLRAMVAPRKAAPMLPVKFEVRRDEEAGVWYAVSCCDLGIVTEAPTLEGLRERLKQLVPDHLDLDCDCPIELEICTDEPGGAA, encoded by the coding sequence ATGCGTTTTGCAGATCTGCGCGCCATGGTCGCACCCCGCAAGGCTGCGCCCATGCTTCCCGTCAAGTTCGAGGTCCGCCGCGACGAGGAGGCTGGCGTCTGGTACGCGGTCTCCTGCTGCGATCTCGGCATCGTCACGGAAGCCCCGACGCTGGAGGGCCTGCGCGAACGCCTGAAGCAGCTCGTGCCAGATCATCTCGATCTCGACTGCGACTGCCCGATCGAGCTGGAGATCTGCACGGACGAGCCGGGCGGCGCGGCTTAG
- the serA gene encoding phosphoglycerate dehydrogenase, with amino-acid sequence MTAQNPAPKVLISDALSPAAVQIFKDRGIEVTFDPNLGKDKDKLASIIGEYDGLAIRSATKATAKLLEAATRLKVIGRAGIGVDNVEIPAATARGIIVMNTPFGNSITTAEHAIAMMFALARQIPSADTSTQAGKWEKNRFMGVEITAKTLGLIGCGNIGSIVAERGIGLKMRVIAFDPYLSAERAVQLGVEKVELEDLLKRADFITLHVPMTAMTKNILSAENLAKTKKGVRIINCARGGLVDEAALAELIKSGHVAGAAFDVFSVEPAEANPLFGLENVVCTPHLGASTNEAQENVALQVAEQMSDYLLKGAITNAVNFPSISAEEAPRIKPFVALAEKLGSFLGQLTEAPVKGIRIEYEGAVAHLNLKAISAAAITGVLRPFLPEINMVNAAMIAKEKGIVVEELTRDVAGNLESVIRIVVEAEDMPRHASGTVFQDGKPRIVEIRDIQVDAEFAPHMLYVRNADKPGFIGQFGSLLGEAGVNVATFSLGRDKPGGDAICYVAVDEPISDALLDKIHEIPMVKRARRLRF; translated from the coding sequence ATGACCGCTCAGAACCCCGCCCCCAAAGTCCTCATCTCCGACGCCCTCTCCCCCGCGGCCGTGCAGATCTTCAAGGATCGCGGCATCGAGGTGACGTTCGATCCCAATCTGGGAAAGGACAAGGACAAGCTCGCCAGCATCATCGGCGAGTATGACGGCCTCGCCATCCGCTCGGCGACCAAGGCCACCGCCAAATTGCTCGAGGCCGCGACGAGGCTGAAAGTGATCGGCCGCGCCGGCATCGGCGTCGACAATGTCGAGATTCCCGCCGCCACCGCGCGCGGCATCATCGTGATGAACACGCCCTTCGGCAATTCGATCACCACCGCCGAGCACGCCATCGCGATGATGTTCGCGCTGGCCAGGCAGATCCCCTCAGCCGACACCTCCACACAGGCCGGCAAATGGGAGAAGAACCGCTTCATGGGCGTGGAGATCACGGCCAAGACGCTCGGGCTGATCGGCTGCGGCAATATCGGCTCGATCGTCGCCGAGCGCGGCATCGGGCTGAAGATGCGCGTCATTGCCTTCGACCCCTATCTCTCAGCCGAACGGGCGGTTCAGCTCGGCGTCGAGAAGGTCGAATTGGAGGACCTGCTCAAGCGCGCCGATTTCATCACGCTGCATGTGCCGATGACGGCGATGACCAAGAACATTCTCTCGGCGGAGAACCTCGCCAAGACCAAGAAGGGCGTGCGCATCATCAACTGCGCCCGTGGCGGACTGGTCGACGAGGCGGCGCTGGCCGAATTGATCAAGTCCGGCCATGTCGCGGGCGCAGCCTTCGACGTGTTCTCGGTCGAGCCCGCCGAGGCCAACCCGCTCTTCGGCCTGGAGAACGTCGTCTGCACGCCGCATCTGGGCGCCTCGACCAATGAGGCGCAGGAGAATGTCGCGCTGCAGGTCGCCGAGCAGATGTCGGACTATCTGCTCAAGGGCGCGATCACCAATGCGGTCAACTTCCCCTCGATCTCGGCCGAGGAAGCGCCGCGGATCAAGCCCTTCGTGGCGCTGGCCGAGAAGCTTGGCTCGTTCCTGGGCCAGCTCACCGAGGCGCCGGTCAAGGGCATCCGCATCGAATATGAGGGCGCCGTCGCCCATCTCAACCTGAAGGCGATCTCGGCTGCCGCCATCACCGGCGTGCTGCGGCCCTTCCTGCCCGAGATCAACATGGTCAACGCCGCGATGATCGCCAAGGAGAAGGGCATCGTGGTCGAGGAATTGACCCGCGACGTGGCGGGGAATCTCGAAAGCGTCATCCGCATCGTGGTCGAGGCCGAGGACATGCCGCGCCATGCCTCGGGCACGGTCTTCCAGGATGGCAAGCCGCGCATCGTCGAGATCCGCGACATCCAGGTCGATGCCGAATTCGCCCCGCACATGCTCTATGTCCGCAACGCCGACAAGCCGGGCTTCATCGGCCAGTTCGGCTCGCTCCTGGGCGAGGCCGGCGTCAATGTCGCGACCTTCTCGCTCGGCCGCGACAAGCCCGGCGGCGACGCGATCTGCTATGTTGCCGTCGACGAGCCGATCTCGGACGCGCTGCTCGACAAGATCCACGAGATCCCGATGGTCAAACGGGCCCGGCGGCTCAGGTTCTGA
- a CDS encoding phosphoserine transaminase codes for MANTVPATRPRVPHFSSGPCAKRPGWALKNLSDAALGRSHRAKVGKDKLKLAIDLTREVLQVPADYRIGIVPASDTGAVEMAMWSLLGARGVDMVAWESFGEGWVTDVAKQLRLADVRTITAPYGELPNLKKVDTKTRDVVFTWNGTTSGVRVPDASWIADDREGLTICDATSAAFAQRLDWQKLDVTTFSWQKVLGGEAAHGMIILSPRAVERLLTYKPSWPLPKIFRMVSGGKLSEGIFQGETINTPSMLAVEDYLDALHWAKKVGGLDGLVKRADGNFRVLQKFVRENDWIDFLAVKPKTRSNTSVCLKFTDPAVTALPADAQAAFAKQVVSIIEKAGAGFDLGHYRDAPPGLRIWCGATVQSRDLKALLPWITYAFAEAKAGLSKKAA; via the coding sequence ATGGCGAATACCGTTCCGGCCACGCGTCCGCGCGTGCCGCATTTCTCGTCCGGCCCCTGCGCCAAGCGCCCCGGCTGGGCTCTCAAGAACCTCTCTGACGCAGCGCTCGGCCGCTCGCACCGCGCCAAGGTCGGCAAGGACAAGCTCAAGCTTGCCATCGACCTGACCCGCGAGGTGCTGCAGGTGCCGGCGGATTACCGCATCGGCATCGTGCCAGCTTCCGACACCGGCGCCGTCGAGATGGCGATGTGGTCGCTGCTCGGCGCCCGCGGCGTCGACATGGTCGCCTGGGAAAGTTTTGGCGAGGGCTGGGTGACCGATGTCGCCAAGCAGCTCCGGCTCGCCGATGTGCGCACCATCACCGCGCCCTATGGCGAATTGCCGAACCTGAAAAAGGTCGACACGAAAACCCGCGACGTCGTCTTCACCTGGAACGGCACGACGTCTGGTGTGCGCGTGCCCGATGCCAGCTGGATCGCCGATGACCGCGAGGGGCTGACGATCTGCGACGCGACCTCGGCGGCCTTCGCCCAGCGCCTCGATTGGCAAAAACTCGATGTCACCACCTTCTCCTGGCAGAAGGTGCTCGGCGGCGAGGCGGCCCATGGCATGATTATCCTCTCGCCCCGCGCGGTCGAGCGGCTCTTGACCTACAAGCCCAGCTGGCCACTGCCGAAGATCTTCCGCATGGTCTCGGGCGGCAAGCTCTCCGAGGGCATCTTCCAGGGCGAGACGATCAACACGCCCTCCATGCTCGCGGTCGAGGATTATCTCGATGCGCTGCACTGGGCGAAGAAGGTTGGCGGGTTGGACGGGCTGGTGAAGCGCGCCGACGGCAATTTCCGTGTGCTGCAAAAGTTCGTGCGCGAAAATGACTGGATCGATTTCCTGGCGGTGAAGCCGAAGACGCGTTCCAATACGAGCGTGTGCCTGAAGTTCACCGATCCGGCGGTGACGGCGCTGCCGGCCGACGCGCAGGCGGCGTTTGCCAAGCAGGTCGTTTCGATCATCGAGAAGGCGGGCGCCGGCTTCGATCTCGGCCATTACCGCGACGCCCCTCCGGGCTTGCGCATCTGGTGCGGCGCCACCGTGCAATCGCGTGATCTCAAGGCGCTGCTGCCCTGGATTACCTATGCCTTCGCCGAGGCCAAGGCGGGGCTGAGCAAGAAGGCGGCGTAA
- a CDS encoding PAS domain-containing protein: MAAPAKRDPALIGPRRVLGSWLWKIEEGTLRASPAIARAFRVDPERAKIGLPLDDYIHAVHPDDREAFDIEVSKAVAVSGEFWAEYRVVAHDGSVRWLWDRGQCVVSKAGRPIEYMGVVIDITFGAHHDLDDAADHLMAAREIAAAAGQNDLRFMIDMALLEVGRVSPSEQVRLSPGSER; encoded by the coding sequence ATGGCGGCACCCGCAAAGCGTGATCCAGCTCTGATCGGTCCCAGGCGCGTGCTCGGCTCGTGGCTGTGGAAGATCGAGGAGGGCACGCTACGGGCCAGCCCCGCCATTGCCAGGGCTTTCCGGGTTGATCCCGAGCGCGCCAAGATCGGGCTGCCGCTCGACGATTATATCCACGCCGTCCATCCCGATGATCGCGAGGCTTTCGATATTGAGGTCTCGAAGGCGGTCGCTGTTTCCGGTGAGTTCTGGGCCGAGTATCGCGTCGTGGCGCATGATGGCTCGGTGCGCTGGCTCTGGGATCGCGGCCAATGCGTCGTCTCGAAAGCCGGGCGGCCGATCGAATATATGGGGGTGGTGATCGACATCACCTTCGGCGCGCACCACGATCTGGACGATGCCGCCGACCATCTGATGGCGGCGCGCGAGATCGCGGCCGCTGCAGGGCAGAACGATCTGCGCTTCATGATCGACATGGCCCTGCTCGAGGTCGGCCGCGTGTCTCCGTCCGAGCAGGTGCGGCTGTCTCCGGGCAGCGAGCGCTAG
- a CDS encoding RbsD/FucU family protein: protein MLKGLDPVLSADLLWLLAAMGHGDDLALVDANHPAETIARATTSGRLIRLPGLTMARAARAILSVLPIDDFEPAPVRRMLVVGDAQAVPAVQAQVQHELDRATGAPLPLVGIERFAFYEAAKAAFAVVQVGDPRPYGCFLFRKGVIAGEPG, encoded by the coding sequence ATGCTGAAGGGCCTCGATCCCGTCCTCTCCGCCGATCTGCTCTGGCTGCTCGCCGCCATGGGCCATGGCGACGATCTCGCGCTGGTCGACGCCAACCACCCGGCCGAAACCATCGCGCGCGCCACCACCAGCGGCCGGCTTATTCGCCTGCCCGGGCTGACCATGGCCCGCGCCGCCCGCGCCATCCTCTCCGTGCTGCCGATCGACGATTTCGAGCCCGCCCCAGTGCGGCGCATGCTGGTGGTCGGCGATGCGCAGGCGGTGCCCGCCGTGCAGGCGCAGGTGCAGCATGAACTCGACCGCGCGACCGGTGCTCCGCTCCCGCTCGTCGGCATCGAGCGCTTCGCCTTCTATGAGGCGGCGAAGGCCGCCTTCGCCGTCGTCCAGGTCGGCGATCCCCGCCCCTATGGCTGCTTCCTGTTTCGCAAGGGCGTGATCGCGGGCGAACCCGGCTAA
- a CDS encoding amidohydrolase family protein yields MRIDAHQHVWTLARGDYGWLTPALGPIHRDFGPDDLAPLLAGHDIDRTILVQAAPTEAETLFLLDVAAHTPFVAGVVGWTDFEARDASLRIAHLASTPLLVGLRPMVHDIPDADWLGKPELDPAFDALIAENLVFDALLKPRHIAPMLSRLERHPGLAAVIDHAAKPDLVSGDLDGWREGITALARHPDLFCKLSGLVTEASEDWTLATLRPVFEHLLASFGPQRLIWGSDWPVLTLRASYGRWIETVETLLAPLAEAERAAIMGGNARKLYLARRGRNPL; encoded by the coding sequence GCGATTATGGCTGGCTGACGCCGGCGCTGGGACCGATCCATCGCGATTTCGGCCCCGACGATCTCGCCCCGCTTCTGGCCGGCCACGATATCGACCGCACCATCCTGGTCCAGGCTGCCCCGACCGAGGCCGAGACCCTGTTCCTGCTCGATGTCGCCGCCCATACGCCCTTCGTCGCCGGCGTCGTCGGCTGGACGGATTTCGAGGCGCGGGATGCAAGCCTGCGCATCGCGCATCTCGCCTCGACCCCGCTGCTCGTCGGCCTGCGCCCGATGGTACATGACATCCCCGACGCGGACTGGCTCGGCAAACCGGAGCTCGACCCCGCTTTTGATGCGCTGATCGCGGAAAACCTCGTCTTCGACGCCTTGCTCAAGCCCCGGCATATCGCGCCGATGCTGAGCCGGCTCGAACGCCATCCCGGGCTCGCCGCCGTGATCGACCACGCCGCCAAGCCCGACCTCGTCAGTGGCGATCTCGACGGTTGGCGCGAGGGCATCACGGCCTTGGCGCGGCATCCGGACCTCTTCTGCAAATTGTCCGGCCTGGTCACCGAGGCCAGCGAGGACTGGACGCTCGCGACCTTGCGCCCGGTCTTCGAGCATCTGCTTGCGAGCTTCGGCCCGCAGCGCCTGATCTGGGGCAGCGACTGGCCCGTCCTGACCCTGCGCGCCAGCTATGGCCGCTGGATCGAGACCGTCGAGACGCTGCTCGCGCCGCTTGCGGAGGCCGAGCGCGCCGCCATCATGGGCGGCAACGCCCGCAAGCTCTATCTCGCGCGCCGGGGACGCAACCCGCTATGA